From the Psilocybe cubensis strain MGC-MH-2018 chromosome 6, whole genome shotgun sequence genome, the window TGGTGACTCTGGGTGAGATACTGCCATCAGAAGCTCTTCGACACGGTGGAGATTCTGCTGGGTAAGCCCAAATCGCATAGGCAGAATCTTGTTTGCATCGAGTCGATGGGATAGCTCCCAGTCGACGGGCTCTGTAGCCCTCTTTTCGTGCACGAAGAGGGGTGCCCTCTTGGAGGGTGCTGCATACGCCACACCCGCAAGAGCTACGAGAACGGAGATGTTGAAGCGCATTGTATGACCTGCGTAGTGCACAAGCACAGCGAAGATCAATATTTGGATTGGTGAAAGCTTTATACCATCGACGGATAAGCCTCGTTCTAAGCACTGAATTGACGAGGCCGGTACATGGATACATGCCGCTCTCTTCCAGTACCGGGTTGAGAAAAATTAACAGCGTATCGCATGGGTGATAAAGACGATAAACCTATCAAAGAATACGACGAGGGAATTAGGGGTCGACATTAGAAACGAGCACGCGCCAATGAGCCTTTTCGTTCACTGCTTGGGAAGAAATTGGTATACTCCCAATTAAAATAGCTGTACTCTTGTAGAAGATCGTTATTCTTGGAAAACCTTTGCCAAAACCGGTATTAGTCACGTATTGTGATGCATGATGGTTGTATTAGAGTATGTACCTTCAGCATATTTATGGCCCGCAGCGCACAAGACCAAGTGGTCCCAAACGTGACAAACCATTGAAGCGATAAGAAAGCTCAGAAGGAGATGAACACATTTAAAAGCCTATAGCTGAGAGACGCCATGCAAAGATAACATCGAAGCATCTCGTCTCGGAGAATTAGAGAGCTTGTTCATGGTTGATTGGTCCTTGAATCAATAGCAAGTGTAAAATCAATGCCAATCAGCAATGCAAACAGTAGGTTCCGTAGTAGTAAAGTCTCAGCCTATCACTTCTTGAAGATAGAAGACCAAGGATGGCCTAAAATAAGGAGTACCGGAAGGTTACCGTCCCCAATTGGTGGTATTTTCGATTTACCATGGGAATATCATGACGCAGAAATAAACACGGAGCGCGGTGATAATGAATCCGTTATGCACTAGTAGCTGTGAGAAGAGCTCCACGGAAAACATTTACGATACGAGTAGCGCGACCGCGTTGCCCTTTGGTGGATCGTGAGGGCACTATGGGTTAAAAGGTTTGAATTTGGATGATGACTTTCGGGTGATGACGTTTAACGTTAAAGTTGAAGACGCCAGGTTATGGATATATCCGATCAGAATTATGTGTGAAACTAGCAGTATTTGGAGACGTGCGGAGCTCTCGGTGCATTGACGACAGTACTCGCGCTGAGTAAACGTTGAACGACGGCAGTGGAAAGACACAGTAGACAGCACTGCCACAATCTCGAATCACATCTGTGCCTGTCGGAGGCTGAAATTTAATCTCACAATCCCGGCAATGTccggaagaaaaaagaactTTGACAAGCTGCCGACAAGAACCTCAAACATGGCTTTAATGGCTTGGGGTTAACGTCGACATCAGTCCCTTCCCTTATATTTCCGTCTTATTGAGTACAAGTATGACGAATACGCAGAAACTGAGCAAGTTCTGCTATAAAAATCTTCTCACGGCAACACCAGCGCAAGCACGAGGAGCTTGGAAAGATTTGGTGTACCGACACCTAGATTTCATTGGTCGATACATAGCCTAAAAAGATGAAAGTGCGTGCAGCATACCTGTAACGGGATCCCAGCCTGTCGTGCTAACGTAGAATTAATGGTTAGAAAAACCTTCATTGAAAAATCATGTATCATTCTCTTACGCAGTAAATCCGGGAGTGCCTGAATGGGTTGGCGTCTGAATAAGCCACTTGAAACCCTTTATAACGAGTTACTCACCGCATCCCCTATTTCCACCTGAGGTGATATCATTGAATGCAGGTTTAAATAGTGGGTTGTATATCTGCATATTATAGGTTAATGGAAGACCAGGTTTCAGACGTTAAGAAAACTCGCTAGTGGATTCAAGAAACCGACTGGGCGCTTGCCTATAGCGAGGCGAGCGTCATTGACAAGAGTGAATATAGACCCAACCACTGGAGAGGAGGCTGACGTCCCGAAAACAAGGCTAAAGTTTCCATCGATACCTTAAGTGGAGAATGGGGCTCGCATCGGACAACACAAGAAAGTAACAGGAGCATCACTGACCAATGACGTAGTTGGCCCTGGGTCAAATTTCACCTGATTTCAGCAACAGGTTGACATTTGTAAGTGAAGGAAATTACCCATTGGCGGAGATGTCAGGGAATGCTCGAGCCTTGTTATACAATCAGCGGATGGCATACAATATGCTTAGAATTTATCAGACCCACATTACCAGTATTGTTGAACTCTCCGTTGGTGAAAGGGGGTGGATGGTTCTTCAAAAACGACTTGACCGCATCAGCTTGGAAGGAAGGAAGTCTAGAGCATTTTAGTGCAGCGATGATTTAATCTGAGACAAAACTTACGGGAATATATTAGAAAAGCCGCCCCCAGAGAATATGACCTGTTCACAAGCCCCCTCGGGATCGTTGACAGTGGATCCAGGGTTTACTTGAGTAGCTCCGACTGCGGTAACAAAGGGACAGGATGCCTATGACTCATAAAAATACAGATGCTTTTAGTGGATTGAAAGACTTACAGGAAAGCCTGGATTGAAGACTGTGCCATTATTTTTCACAGGttggtctataaatagatgCGTCGTTAACTCCTTGAGCTACAAGTTGACTTGTGGGTATACGTACGTTGGGCATTGAGACAAACTCCCCCGTTTCCGGCGACACCGTTATCGCCACTGCTATGAAACACTGTAGTGCCCATAAGCCCGAGCTACGTATCGATGCATAAGTGTATTAGTTAAATTTAGCTATACAACGGAAGCATACCTTCGCGTATTCAGAACATTGCCTGTTTGCAAAAGCAGATGTCACAGTGGACTCGTCCTGAAGATAAGAGACAGACACAGTATGGGGAGGCGCAACAATGCCACATGATTCGGGCCCTGGAATGGTATCCTATAAGACCTTTGATTCGCACTCAAAGATGGAAAGCTTGCCAGTAAACCCTCCGGGAAGAGTATCAGGGTAGATTCCATCCTGAATAAATTAGCTATAGTTCATATTTTAAAAAGGTAGGGAAGCAAAATTTACTTGTTCAGGATCATCACCTCCTTCGAATGTACAGAAGGACCCGTCAACAGCATCAAGCCAATTGTCAAAACCGGCGCCTAAGTTGGCATGTCAATTTATTGATTTCATAGAAAATTATTGTAATTTGACCAACCTTCAACAAGATCTCCAGTCTGCAAAAGTGTAATTGGCTGAGGATTTGTTAAAGACATGGCATATTCAAGATCGAGGTCGCTTTCCCCATTAACGTCAAAATCTTGTTCAGTGGTTTGAACGACAGCTCCATCGATCAACACAGGGATGGGGCGGGTGCCGACTTGGCTGGGCGAAAAGTTGCTAACATTAAAGAAATCTATTCGGTTATGTTTTCCAAAGGAGAAGATCTGATGACAAACCCGAAAAATAGATCGAGATCTTTTTCTAGGAAAGATTGAGGTGTGAATTCAACTGAAGGTATTGGAGTCGATGTCAGTACTTTTCCATTGAGGAATCGGAAGCAATATAACTACCTATACCATAGCTGTTCTTCTTTGTTGCAACTGGCTTATATTTAATGGAATACAGTGCCCTCAAACAATCTGGTGTGATAAATTTATCGCAGTTTTCCAGAGAGGGAGTGATCGCGACCGCCTTGCTAGCTTTCTTGGGACCAGTGAAGATTGATGGCGCGCCCAGGTTTGGTCCAGAACGCCTCTGCAGGACGTTGGCAGTGGGACGATGATTGAAATGGACGGTGGGCTTTATCAAATCGATGTGTCCTTTAACATGAGCAGGAACGGAATAACTATGGCAGCCTTTGAACCGGAAAATATTCTGGTGTCAGTCGAGGTCCGGATATCTAACAGGACAGTTCCAATATGTAGCTCACCAATTTGTTCGTCGCCAGAGGGGTGGGTATAGACGTGGTACTCAGTCTGGAGAAgctcttcagcttcagctgtGGTAACGTTGAGATGTATCCATCCTTTGTTGGATGAGAGACGCAAACGGTCTCTGGAAATGCCAGATTCAGTTAACCACCGTGTCACTGTCGCAATTGACTCGGCACTGGGCGCAAAGAGGTCCACCACCTCAGCAGGCGTGTAATGTTGTCCATACAATGGTGATTCAGGATGAGATACTTGCATCAACAGCTCCTCTAAGCGATGCATATTTTGCTGTGCCAGGCCAAAACGCATAGGTAGGATTCTGTGGGGTTCAAGACGGCGGGCACGAGTCCATTCAAGAGGCTCGGCTGCTCGTCGTTCATGGACGACATGAGAGCGAGGAGAGGGCACCGCAATGGCACACGCCGCAAACAAAAGGGCTGAAAATGCGGTGACACGCATTCCAcaggcagaggaagaaaactTCGTTTCTAAGAAAGAACGAAGTTATTGCCGATGCTTGTTTTAAATGAATCCTCTGACAATTATAATCATTCCATTTACTTTGTGTGTCCTTTATCGTATGGCACGCCTATGGTAGCCGCGTTTGGTACAGAGATATATCTGTGAACCCCAGACGGCTGCGCGCCGGGGTCTGACAGCTCGAGGAAGCCAAAATACAGATAACAAGGTGTGCTGCTTGTGACCACATTGAAGTACGCGGGTATCTTCAATGGCTGCAAGTACAAATATTTGGTGAGTATTGCAACGATGAAATGAACATACCGCACAAACTGTCTATGAGTTACAATTGCATGGGTATAATTAAACTCTGGAGGTGATAACTAGACCATTAGTATTGTGTCCATGTGGTATGCCTAGGAACATGCGCATAGCCGTTCGTCAGCACATTCTCCTGGTAGACACAGGTGGGATTACATGCTTACCCCGTATCAATTAGTGTGAGCAAACCAACAGAAATTACACACGAAGTCAACCTGTATCTCACAGAACGAGCGATAAATTTAGCGAACGGCATGACTTGACGCTGGGGGCCGTTATCCAGCTGGAGTAAGGGCCGCAAGAGAATTTGCGCCAGTGTTAGATCGACTGCGCTTTGCGCTTTCTAGAAAAGCTATATTCGAGAACGCGATGACACCGTGCCACACcgtttcattttcttggTCAAACTCTACAATTGTCTAGATTGAAAATGAGAACATCTTCAGCGCCAATGGCGACCAGTTCATCCATCACTGTGGcagccttcttcttttccacCATGCTGCTCACAGCGACCcagttttcttcttccagaggGCTAACAGTCGGAGCTCTTCGTCCTGGGGTGATTTGAAGAGCGGCAGTGAGATTGTCACGGGAGATGTTGTATTGACAGATAACATATTTTGCCGCAGCGATCACACCAGAGATTCGTCTCGTGATAAGGTCGATGAGATTCTTCAAGTGTGGGTGTTTAGGGGTAGATGACCGGATAAGAACAGCTTCTGTATCGAGTACAGTGGCTATCGCGTGAAGGCCGGCGGCCCTCATTGTATCGCCAGACTCTAAACAAAGGGTAAGCCACGTCAAAATttgagaagaggaaaaataCGGACCGACAAGATCAACTGATTGAAGATAAATAACGATAGTTAGACAAAGTAACTTGAGTAACGATCCCAACGTACCGATCCCATCCGCTAGCCCAAGAGCGCAAGCAGCTTCAACACTTCCTCCTACATATTCAATTTTTGTCCTCTGATCACCCTGGAGATTTAGGCGGTCGTCGATCTCCTTGAAATATTGTTCCGAAAGGACGTTGAAGCTCGTAACCACTCTTTTACCCGCAAGATCTTCAACAGTTTTAATTGACCCCGCCTCCGGGACCTGAACCTGTAGTGAACATTTTCCGAATCCAAGTCGTAGCTCCTCAACGACCAAGTCCTGCATTTCTGCCTCGAGAATAACATCGTGCCCTGTGATTCCGAGATCAACGTTTCCTTTGCCAACGAAAGAAGGGATATCTGATGCTGGAAGGAAGACACTTGGGCATGCTTATTAGATAAAATATGGCCAGAAGTGGGACGCGGACTCACAGAGCGATGTTGTGATTCAAAGAAACGCAGACATCTAATCGGTTGGGTCTTCGGAATTGGATATCAGCGCCTGTAATCTATTGTAAGGTCATCGCGTCTAAGTTTATTACACAATTGAGCATACCGGCCAAAAGAGACAGGCATTTTTCGTGTAGTCTTCCTATTCAACCCATTGATTGATGTCCGGACACAGCACATGCCTCAACAAAGGTGTCGCACCTTTCTTTGGGATCGCAAAAAGCAATCGACCATCGAGGGATTCAGCGTCTGATTCAGACAGAAGGTTTAGAAGGAGTTTCAAGTAAGCATAGTAAATTGCTCACTCATTAATGACATTTCCTCGACAGCCTCCTCCCGTTGATGCACAGAGGTATCCCGAAGGTGAAGAGAACGCAATGGAAGTTGGTTGTGACTTATCTCGGCGCGCGTTCGGGGTACTATTAAATTTTGCCGAAATCAGATCGCGCCCGGACCGAAGTTGAGTGGCTGTAcacttcctcctcaccaaTTACAGTCTCGGACGACATTGAAGTTGTTTCTCAGTGCAGCGTTCAAAACGGGGTTCTTGTTTTCAATTTTTCCAACTCTACGGATTCTTATATCTGTTTTCATCGCTTCTTTCCGGAAATTGCGGAATAATGATGAAAAGCCTTCTTGGGTTCAACATTTCGCCATTGGAACCATCTTGAGCGTGGATCATGTAAGTAACTTGTGTCAGGTGGTTCACAATGGTTCTCCCTGGGTCGGTATTCTAAAGGAATTGGATTGCCATATCCAGACTACGGATAAGAAGGAGAGCTAAAAAAGTTCCAAAATAGGCATGTCTAGCGGTGAAAATCTCGAGGTTTTCTAGGGTTGTTTGATGTGGCATTCACTTTAAAATCTGGACATGACTTCAACCCCTGGGTTCAGAATGCACAAGTCAATGATATGGCCTACCTGATACCTCAGAGGCCGACAGTCATTGAAATCCCTTCTTCTATTAGTATGGTCCTTTCATTTTACCTCATCAGTGGTGCATCTATTACCTTACTACCACATCGGACCAAGCCTTCACTTGAGTAATTTCACTGGCCTGCTTCCTCacgagaaggaaaagaattCACTCCTCTCTATTCGTGGAGCTGCACCCTTCTAGACTTCTCTGGAAAGACCAACTGGTACCACTTTCCTGCCCGGAATTTGCCACACATGTTCCCATATTTAAGCGCCCAGAGGGATGGTTCATATAGCTTGCTGCCACGTCGACCCTTTTCCTCGTCCTTCTTGGATCTTATGTTCGATAATCCATACCAATCTCCCTGGAGAGGCTCTATTGTTATGGCACCTAGTGGACGTTACCTGGACCAAGCCCCAAGGCAGGGAAGAGCATCCTTACGACTGTCGACAGGCTCTTCTACCAGCGAAGAACTACCACCTGACAGGGACATTATGGAGGGTCTCGTCGATACACCTCTTAGTCCTATATCTGTTCCGGACATAGATTCTGACCAGGAGGAAATTCAAGTCACGGATTGCAGTTTCATTGGTTCTTACAGTTGGCTAAAGGGTGACTCTCCTGCCATACTTGTTCCAGGTCAGCATATCCTGTAATAACTTTATATTATCATTGATTCACACTATCACCTCATCTTCAGGGTCGCCACCGCTTTGGCAAAACAGACCTGTTCCTTACACGATTCCTCCGGACACGGGTGTTCAGTATGTTGATCAAAATGGATTTCGAATGCCAAAACAAATCCTTCTACCGCTCATAGAGGCAGTTAACAAAGTCAA encodes:
- a CDS encoding ATP phosphoribosyltransferase, whose amino-acid sequence is MPVSFGRVFLPASDIPSFVGKGNVDLGITGHDVILEAEMQDLVVEELRLGFGKCSLQVQVPEAGSIKTVEDLAGKRVVTSFNVLSEQYFKEIDDRLNLQGDQRTKIEYVGGSVEAACALGLADGIESGDTMRAAGLHAIATVLDTEAVLIRSSTPKHPHLKNLIDLITRRISGVIAAAKYVICQYNISRDNLTAALQITPGRRAPTVSPLEEENWVAVSSMVEKKKAATVMDELVAIGAEDVLIFNLDNCRV
- a CDS encoding Aorsin, which produces MRVTAFSALLFAACAIAVPSPRSHVVHERRAAEPLEWTRARRLEPHRILPMRFGLAQQNMHRLEELLMQVSHPESPLYGQHYTPAEVVDLFAPSAESIATVTRWLTESGISRDRLRLSSNKGWIHLNVTTAEAEELLQTEYHVYTHPSGDEQIGCHSYSVPAHVKGHIDLIKPTVHFNHRPTANVLQRRSGPNLGAPSIFTGPKKASKAVAITPSLENCDKFITPDCLRALYSIKYKPVATKKNSYGIVEFTPQSFLEKDLDLFFGQVGTRPIPVLIDGAVVQTTEQDFDVNGESDLDLEYAMSLTNPQPITLLQTGDLVEGAGFDNWLDAVDGSFCTFEGGDDPEQDTIPGPESCGIVAPPHTVSVSYLQDESTVTSAFANRQCSEYAKLGLMGTTVFHSSGDNGVAGNGGVCLNAQHQPVKNNGTVFNPGFPASCPFVTAVGATQVNPGSTVNDPEGACEQVIFSGGGFSNIFPLPSFQADAVKSFLKNHPPPFTNGEFNNTGNARAFPDISANGANYVIGIDGNFSLVFGTSASSPVVGSIFTLVNDARLAIGKRPIYNPLFKPAFNDITSGGNRGCGTPGFTATTGWDPVTGVGTPNLSKLLVLALVLP